A genomic window from Luteolibacter sp. LG18 includes:
- a CDS encoding efflux RND transporter periplasmic adaptor subunit — protein MKQDASQDLATIVANAGKGRSWRYLIIGGLLVAIGVGGWFWYRQRLEDQNAGPTYVTEPLKRGEISLEVTATGNLAPTNKVSVGSELSGTVAEVLVDRNDQVKKGQVVAKLDTTKLMQTNASTKANLASAQARVVQAEATAKESEANLGRLEELHQLSGGKTPSKAEMDTARATRDRGQADLQSAKASALASEAAVRTNETDLSKAVIKSPIDGIVLTRSVEPGQTVAASFTAPELFVIAESLERMELQVAVAEADIGRVEKNQKAVFTVDAWPDRNFSASVTMVAYGSKVTNNVVTYDTELEVPNPDLSLRPGMTATADISVASSKDVLVVPNAALRFTANKETTPQADAGQKKSFVQSLMPGPPRRGFNQGGGKRNGGKPGPRPPSAEKEKSHVWVLREGKPEEITVETGLTDGSRTEITSPELKEGDAIIIRAETATAS, from the coding sequence ATGAAACAAGACGCATCGCAGGATCTTGCGACCATCGTCGCCAACGCGGGCAAAGGCCGCTCGTGGCGCTATCTCATCATCGGCGGACTGCTCGTCGCCATCGGCGTCGGCGGCTGGTTCTGGTACCGTCAGCGGCTCGAGGATCAGAATGCCGGCCCCACCTACGTCACCGAGCCGCTGAAGCGCGGCGAGATTTCCCTGGAGGTCACCGCCACCGGCAACCTCGCGCCCACCAACAAGGTCAGCGTGGGCTCGGAACTTTCCGGCACCGTAGCCGAGGTCCTTGTCGACCGGAACGACCAGGTGAAGAAGGGCCAGGTCGTCGCCAAGCTGGACACCACCAAGCTGATGCAGACCAACGCCAGCACCAAGGCGAACCTCGCCTCCGCCCAGGCCAGGGTCGTACAGGCCGAGGCCACCGCCAAGGAAAGCGAAGCCAACCTCGGACGCCTGGAGGAACTCCACCAGCTCAGCGGTGGCAAGACGCCCTCGAAGGCGGAGATGGACACCGCCCGCGCCACCCGCGACCGCGGCCAGGCCGACCTCCAGTCCGCGAAGGCCTCCGCCCTGGCTTCGGAAGCCGCCGTCCGCACGAATGAAACCGACCTTTCCAAGGCGGTCATCAAGTCGCCCATCGATGGCATCGTGCTCACCCGCAGCGTGGAGCCCGGCCAGACGGTGGCCGCGTCGTTCACCGCGCCCGAGCTTTTCGTCATCGCGGAGAGCCTGGAACGGATGGAACTCCAGGTCGCCGTCGCCGAGGCGGACATCGGTCGCGTCGAGAAGAACCAGAAGGCCGTGTTCACCGTGGACGCTTGGCCGGACCGCAACTTCTCCGCCAGCGTCACCATGGTGGCCTACGGCTCGAAGGTGACCAACAACGTGGTGACCTACGACACCGAGCTGGAAGTGCCGAACCCGGACCTCAGCCTGCGCCCCGGCATGACCGCCACCGCCGACATTTCCGTGGCCTCCAGCAAGGATGTGCTCGTCGTCCCGAATGCCGCGCTGCGTTTCACGGCGAACAAGGAGACCACTCCCCAGGCCGATGCCGGACAGAAGAAGTCCTTCGTCCAGAGCCTGATGCCGGGCCCGCCGCGCCGCGGTTTCAACCAAGGTGGCGGCAAGCGCAATGGCGGCAAGCCGGGCCCGCGCCCGCCCTCTGCCGAGAAGGAGAAATCCCACGTCTGGGTCCTGCGCGAGGGCAAGCCCGAGGAGATCACGGTGGAAACCGGCCTCACCGATGGCAGCCGCACCGAAATCACCTCACCGGAACTCAAGGAGGGCGATGCCATCATCATCCGCGCCGAAACCGCGACCGCGTCATGA
- a CDS encoding efflux transporter outer membrane subunit, with the protein MATRLFRSSPLRLTAAPVLAALGLTACVDFGKPGTSSVALPRDWQNAAGFKVAAPSQDLSRWWGRFGDPVLTKLVSSSLSSNLDVETSMSRVRQARASRESEASSLFPSLSGSAGSNASTTLRDNAADSRSISYSTGLNASWEVDLFGKRRTSLLASSASINAAVENLHTVQSSLASEVALAYLDLRSAQARLQIVRDSLKSREETYQLTVWRQKAGQIDQLDLRQAETSLEQAKASIPSLEQSISQAKNRLALLGGQTPGAFDGLLASKGRDIPTPPSGLAVGIPADTVRQRPDVRSAAYQWVAAVYKTRAAKLERLPSLNLSGSLGINAATVGKVFNPQTATAGLVAGLSGPIFDAGRIRANIEVQSEAEEQALLAYSSSVLQALSDVEDSLIACRRSGERIAVLERATVSAREASVLAGQRYKAGVVDLVTVLDAQRTELSLEESLISARTDRSSAYVQLYKALGGGW; encoded by the coding sequence ATGGCCACCCGACTTTTCCGCTCCTCCCCGCTGCGGCTCACCGCCGCGCCCGTGCTCGCCGCGCTGGGTCTGACCGCCTGCGTCGATTTCGGCAAACCCGGCACCTCCTCCGTGGCGCTGCCCCGGGATTGGCAGAATGCCGCCGGCTTCAAGGTCGCCGCGCCTTCCCAGGACCTTTCCCGCTGGTGGGGACGCTTCGGGGATCCGGTGCTGACGAAGCTGGTGAGCAGCTCGCTTTCCAGCAACCTCGACGTGGAAACCTCGATGTCCCGCGTCCGCCAGGCCCGCGCCAGCCGCGAGTCCGAGGCCAGCTCGCTGTTCCCCAGCCTCTCCGGTTCCGCGGGCTCGAATGCCAGCACCACCCTCCGCGACAACGCGGCGGACAGCCGCAGCATCAGCTATTCGACCGGCCTGAATGCCTCATGGGAAGTGGACCTCTTCGGCAAGCGCCGCACCTCGCTGCTCGCCTCCAGCGCCAGCATCAATGCCGCGGTGGAAAACCTCCACACCGTCCAATCGTCGCTGGCCTCGGAAGTGGCCCTCGCCTACCTCGATCTGCGTTCCGCCCAGGCCCGCCTCCAGATCGTGCGGGACAGCCTGAAGAGCCGCGAGGAAACCTACCAGCTCACCGTCTGGCGCCAGAAGGCCGGACAGATCGACCAGCTCGATCTCCGCCAGGCCGAGACCAGCCTGGAGCAGGCCAAGGCCTCGATTCCCTCGCTGGAGCAATCGATCTCCCAGGCGAAAAACCGGCTCGCCCTCCTCGGCGGCCAGACGCCCGGTGCCTTTGATGGCCTGCTGGCCTCGAAGGGCCGCGACATCCCCACCCCGCCCTCCGGCCTCGCCGTCGGCATCCCCGCCGACACCGTGCGCCAGCGCCCGGACGTCCGTTCCGCCGCCTACCAGTGGGTCGCCGCCGTTTACAAGACCCGCGCCGCGAAACTGGAGCGCCTGCCAAGCCTGAATCTCTCCGGCTCGCTCGGCATCAATGCCGCCACCGTGGGCAAGGTCTTCAATCCGCAGACCGCCACCGCGGGTCTGGTCGCCGGTCTCTCCGGCCCGATCTTCGATGCCGGCCGCATCCGCGCCAACATCGAGGTCCAGAGCGAGGCCGAGGAACAGGCGCTGCTCGCCTACTCCTCCAGCGTGCTCCAGGCCCTCTCGGACGTGGAGGATTCCCTGATCGCCTGCCGCCGCTCCGGCGAACGCATCGCGGTGCTGGAACGCGCCACCGTTTCCGCCCGCGAGGCCTCGGTTCTCGCCGGACAGCGCTACAAGGCCGGGGTCGTCGACCTCGTCACCGTGCTCGATGCCCAGCGCACCGAACTCAGCCTGGAGGAAAGCCTGATCTCCGCCCGCACCGATCGCTCCTCCGCCTACGTCCAGCTCTACAAGGCGCTCGGCGGCGGCTGGTAA
- a CDS encoding HAD-IA family hydrolase gives MPSGLIFDLDGTLVDSLRGIAAALNRTLHEHGREIHDHAAVRRFIGNGARDLLRRAAGGEITEGEIDALEATFKVHYAAAWREGTDIYAGIPQMLEKLGAAGHRLAVLSNKPHPFTVEMVAVLFPGTKFDLVLGQRPEVPRKPDPAGALEIAAAFGFEPAACAMIGDSTMDLDTGKRAGMRTVAVTWGYHDREALVAAGADAMAEDVGELGGLLLESV, from the coding sequence GTGCCAAGCGGACTGATTTTCGATCTCGATGGAACCCTCGTGGACTCGTTGCGCGGCATCGCCGCCGCGCTGAACCGCACGCTCCACGAGCACGGCCGGGAGATTCACGACCATGCGGCGGTGCGACGGTTCATCGGAAACGGCGCGCGCGACCTGCTGCGCCGCGCGGCCGGTGGGGAGATCACCGAGGGCGAAATCGACGCGCTGGAGGCGACCTTCAAGGTCCACTACGCCGCCGCCTGGCGGGAGGGGACGGACATTTACGCGGGCATCCCGCAGATGTTGGAGAAGCTCGGCGCGGCCGGACACCGGCTGGCGGTGCTGTCGAACAAGCCGCACCCGTTCACCGTGGAAATGGTGGCCGTGTTGTTTCCGGGCACGAAGTTCGATCTGGTGCTCGGCCAGCGGCCGGAAGTGCCGCGCAAACCCGACCCGGCGGGAGCCTTGGAGATCGCGGCGGCTTTCGGGTTCGAACCTGCGGCCTGCGCGATGATCGGGGATTCAACGATGGACCTCGATACCGGCAAGCGCGCGGGCATGCGGACGGTCGCGGTGACTTGGGGCTACCACGATCGCGAGGCCCTGGTGGCCGCGGGAGCCGATGCGATGGCGGAGGACGTCGGGGAGTTGGGCGGGCTGTTGTTGGAGTCTGTGTAG
- a CDS encoding ATP-binding protein — protein MRRIVQSVRWRLQLWHALILLAVITALCLVVHHVAQEERTRRVDRELRYFDRTMFRYLTSNQAPVGPEVIRERLRNLKPDGSMPEVLKALFREGESGEPYCVAWDEQGAEVFRSANAPDDLKAPGCSKDGYEFIRTENGRREWFRMMPDNAGIAIGKELGRERDELARLTWKLVLCGGGIWSLGLIGGWWLAGRAIKPISAIAGTASRIANGNLAERIDIADTDNELGRLSQVLNETFDRLQTAIDRQKQFIADASHELRTPVSVILCETQRGLKRERPSQEYKDILDTCHLASERMRTLVESLLTLARQDDTSGQLQSEPCDLSAIARESLNLLKPLAEAHAIRIEADLQPATVDGDPRALPLVTANLISNAIHHQPSGGSVNVRVSTKDGHAVLEVSDTGPGIAPEHLPHLFDRFYRTDKARGSAGGHSGLGLAIVKAIVDRHHGTVTVHSEPGQGATFTVTLPVAV, from the coding sequence ATGAGGCGCATCGTCCAATCCGTGCGCTGGCGTCTCCAGCTCTGGCACGCGCTGATCCTGCTGGCAGTGATCACCGCGCTGTGCCTGGTGGTCCACCATGTGGCGCAGGAGGAACGCACCCGCCGCGTCGACCGCGAGCTGCGCTATTTCGATCGCACGATGTTCCGCTACCTCACCTCGAACCAGGCCCCCGTCGGCCCCGAGGTGATCCGCGAACGGCTGCGCAATCTGAAACCCGACGGCTCGATGCCCGAGGTGCTCAAGGCGCTCTTCCGCGAGGGCGAATCCGGCGAGCCCTACTGTGTCGCTTGGGATGAGCAGGGTGCCGAGGTCTTCCGCTCCGCCAATGCGCCCGACGACCTCAAGGCCCCCGGTTGCAGCAAGGACGGCTACGAGTTCATCCGCACCGAGAACGGCCGCCGCGAGTGGTTCCGCATGATGCCGGACAACGCGGGCATCGCCATCGGCAAGGAACTCGGCCGCGAGCGCGACGAACTCGCGCGCCTCACCTGGAAGCTCGTGCTCTGCGGCGGCGGCATCTGGTCGCTCGGCCTCATCGGTGGCTGGTGGCTGGCCGGCCGCGCGATCAAGCCGATCTCCGCCATCGCCGGCACCGCCTCCCGCATCGCCAATGGCAACCTCGCCGAGCGCATCGACATCGCCGACACCGACAACGAGCTCGGCCGCCTCAGCCAGGTGCTGAACGAAACCTTCGACCGGCTCCAAACCGCCATCGATCGCCAGAAGCAGTTCATCGCGGACGCCTCGCACGAACTGCGCACGCCGGTTTCCGTGATCCTCTGCGAAACCCAGCGCGGCCTGAAACGCGAACGCCCGAGCCAGGAATACAAGGACATCCTCGACACCTGCCACCTCGCCTCCGAGCGGATGCGCACCCTGGTCGAATCGCTGCTCACCCTCGCCCGCCAGGACGACACCTCCGGGCAGCTTCAGTCCGAGCCCTGTGATCTCAGCGCCATCGCCCGCGAATCGCTGAACCTGCTCAAGCCCCTCGCCGAGGCGCACGCCATCCGCATCGAGGCCGATCTCCAGCCCGCGACGGTGGACGGCGATCCCCGCGCGCTGCCGCTGGTCACCGCCAATCTCATCTCGAACGCCATCCACCACCAACCCTCGGGCGGAAGCGTGAACGTGCGCGTCTCCACCAAGGATGGCCATGCCGTGCTGGAGGTTTCGGACACCGGTCCGGGCATCGCGCCGGAGCATCTGCCCCATCTCTTCGACCGCTTCTACCGCACCGACAAGGCCCGCGGTTCCGCCGGCGGTCACTCCGGCCTCGGCCTCGCGATCGTGAAGGCCATCGTCGACCGCCACCACGGCACCGTCACCGTCCACAGCGAACCCGGCCAAGGGGCGACCTTCACGGTGACCCTGCCGGTGGCAGTGTAG
- a CDS encoding response regulator transcription factor: MRLLLIEDDPQLLRSLATGLREENYAVDTAMDGIDGLAKATSAEYDCIVLDGMLPGLDGWEVLERLRPDHKVPVLMLTARDGVPDRIRGLDSGADDYLTKPFDFDELLARLRALIRRTGGQASCRVEVGDVVLDTATRLVTCAGEEVPLTAREYALVEYLILRRGSVVSRAELYDHLFDEDDDTLSNLLDVHVSNVRKKLGHSFISTRRGHGYSIE; encoded by the coding sequence ATGCGCCTGCTTCTCATCGAGGACGATCCCCAGCTCCTGCGCAGCCTCGCCACCGGCCTGCGCGAGGAGAACTACGCGGTCGACACCGCGATGGATGGGATCGACGGGCTCGCGAAGGCGACTTCCGCGGAGTACGACTGCATCGTGCTCGATGGCATGCTTCCCGGGCTCGATGGCTGGGAGGTGCTGGAGCGGCTGCGTCCGGACCACAAGGTCCCGGTGCTGATGCTCACCGCCCGCGATGGCGTGCCGGACCGCATCCGCGGCCTGGATTCCGGCGCGGACGACTACCTCACGAAGCCCTTCGATTTCGACGAACTGCTCGCCCGCCTCCGCGCCCTGATCCGCCGCACCGGCGGCCAGGCCTCGTGCCGGGTGGAGGTCGGGGACGTGGTGCTCGATACCGCCACCCGCCTCGTCACCTGCGCGGGCGAAGAGGTTCCCCTCACCGCGCGCGAGTATGCATTGGTCGAGTATCTGATCCTGCGCCGCGGGTCGGTGGTGAGCCGTGCCGAGCTCTACGACCACCTCTTCGACGAGGACGACGACACGCTCTCCAACCTGCTCGACGTCCACGTTTCCAACGTCCGCAAGAAGCTCGGTCACTCCTTCATCTCCACCCGCCGCGGTCACGGCTACAGCATCGAATGA
- a CDS encoding 7-carboxy-7-deazaguanine synthase QueE — translation MKLAKLNDGPELFFTLQGEGVSVGLPAVFVRSSRCNLHCHWCDTDHTWNFEGTAWTHEKDGTPGYRKHRKEDVTFEMAPEAIAERVAAFPCRRVVLTGGEPLIQEAGWLELIAALRRRDPAYVFEVETNGTLAPSEAFVEAVNQFNVSPKLSNSGMAAAMRLKPDVLRLLVGTGKAWFKFVVATPADLDEVLALVEVMPLPKDRILLMPEGRTPAELDQRGPWLADLCRDQGFRFCDRLHVRLWGDKRGV, via the coding sequence ATGAAACTGGCGAAGCTGAACGATGGACCGGAACTGTTCTTCACCCTGCAGGGCGAGGGCGTGTCCGTCGGGCTGCCCGCGGTGTTCGTCCGTTCCTCGCGCTGTAATCTCCACTGCCATTGGTGCGATACCGACCACACCTGGAACTTCGAAGGCACGGCGTGGACCCACGAAAAGGACGGCACTCCGGGCTACAGGAAGCACCGCAAGGAGGACGTGACCTTTGAAATGGCCCCGGAAGCCATCGCAGAGCGGGTGGCGGCGTTTCCCTGCCGCCGGGTGGTGCTCACCGGTGGTGAGCCGCTGATCCAGGAGGCGGGGTGGCTGGAGCTGATCGCGGCGCTGCGGCGGCGGGATCCAGCGTATGTCTTCGAGGTGGAAACCAACGGCACCTTGGCTCCCTCCGAGGCCTTCGTGGAGGCGGTGAACCAGTTCAACGTCTCGCCGAAACTTTCGAATTCCGGCATGGCGGCCGCGATGAGGTTGAAGCCGGACGTGCTGCGGCTTCTCGTCGGGACGGGCAAGGCGTGGTTCAAGTTCGTGGTCGCCACCCCGGCGGACTTGGACGAGGTGCTGGCCCTGGTGGAGGTGATGCCGCTGCCGAAGGACCGCATCCTGCTGATGCCGGAGGGACGGACCCCGGCCGAGCTCGACCAGCGTGGTCCGTGGCTGGCGGACCTTTGCCGGGACCAGGGTTTCCGCTTCTGCGACCGGCTCCACGTGCGGCTGTGGGGGGACAAACGCGGGGTCTGA
- a CDS encoding alpha amylase C-terminal domain-containing protein, producing MSEIPLLVHNDPWLQPHEEAIRRRLNRFRETLKGIEHQTGSLAAYATGHKFTGIHWQESSKSWIVREWAPKAKAVSLIGDFNRWNRDTHPLVQSTGGIWQLKLPADTLGHGQRVKLHVVGADGSRRDRVPACIRRAVQDPVTHDYSGQIWSPPNPYAWQHSFDPATVKSPFIYEAHVGMSGEEGRVHTYREFAEQVLPRIKAAGYNTVQLMAVQEHPYYGSFGYHVSSFFAASSRSGTPDDLKHLVDTAHGLGIAVLLDVVHSHAVKNMAEGLNDFDGSGNQYFHAGDRGDHPSWDSKCFDYGRPEVRQFLLSNLRWWLEEFHFDGFRFDGVTSMLYHSHGNKAFNSYDDYFGGDAEEDAILYLQLATTLIHRLKPGALVVAEDMSGMPGLCRPVEEGGVGFTHRLAMGLPDHWIKLLKEVPDESWDLGQLWNVVTNRRHGEPTIAYAESHDQALVGDKTIAFRLMDKDMYWHMALTDPNPVIERGIALHKLIRLITLSFGGEGWLNFMGNEFGHPEWLDFPREGNGWSFHHCRRQWSLVDHPDLKYKWLAAFDRALVGLADYHHLLATPQAQVLNLDLTNQVICAERGNLIFVINLSVDRSIPDYRLPVNGTGDYHVVLDTDAAEYGGQGRIDRTIAYPVDEEGKLSVYTPARTALVFAK from the coding sequence ATGAGCGAAATCCCGCTGTTGGTTCATAACGACCCTTGGCTGCAACCCCACGAAGAGGCGATCCGCCGTCGTCTGAACCGCTTCCGCGAAACGCTCAAAGGCATTGAGCATCAAACAGGCTCGCTCGCCGCCTACGCCACCGGGCACAAGTTCACCGGCATCCACTGGCAGGAATCCTCGAAGTCCTGGATCGTCCGCGAGTGGGCTCCCAAGGCGAAGGCCGTGTCGCTGATCGGGGACTTCAACCGCTGGAACCGCGACACGCACCCGCTGGTTCAGTCGACCGGCGGCATCTGGCAATTGAAGCTGCCCGCCGACACCCTCGGCCACGGCCAGCGCGTGAAGCTCCACGTGGTCGGCGCCGATGGTTCCCGCCGCGACCGCGTCCCCGCCTGCATCCGCCGCGCGGTGCAGGACCCGGTGACCCACGATTACTCCGGCCAGATCTGGAGCCCGCCGAACCCCTACGCCTGGCAGCACAGCTTCGATCCCGCCACGGTCAAGAGCCCGTTCATTTACGAAGCCCACGTCGGCATGTCCGGCGAGGAAGGCCGGGTCCACACCTACCGCGAGTTCGCCGAGCAGGTGCTGCCGCGGATCAAAGCCGCCGGTTACAACACCGTGCAGTTGATGGCCGTGCAGGAGCATCCCTACTACGGCTCCTTCGGCTACCACGTCTCCTCGTTCTTCGCCGCCTCGTCCCGCTCCGGCACGCCGGATGACCTGAAGCACCTGGTCGATACCGCCCACGGGCTCGGGATCGCGGTGCTGCTGGACGTGGTCCATTCCCACGCCGTGAAGAACATGGCGGAGGGTCTCAATGACTTCGATGGCTCGGGGAACCAGTATTTCCACGCCGGGGACCGCGGCGACCACCCCTCGTGGGACTCGAAGTGCTTCGACTACGGCCGCCCGGAGGTCCGCCAGTTCCTGCTCTCCAACCTCCGCTGGTGGCTGGAGGAGTTCCATTTCGATGGTTTCCGCTTCGATGGCGTGACCTCGATGCTCTACCACTCCCACGGCAACAAGGCCTTCAACAGCTACGACGACTACTTCGGCGGCGATGCCGAGGAGGACGCGATCCTCTACCTCCAGCTCGCGACCACCCTGATCCACCGCCTGAAACCGGGCGCGCTGGTGGTGGCGGAGGACATGTCCGGTATGCCCGGGCTGTGTCGCCCGGTGGAGGAAGGTGGCGTCGGCTTCACCCACCGCCTGGCGATGGGCCTGCCCGACCACTGGATCAAGCTGCTCAAGGAGGTCCCCGATGAAAGCTGGGACCTCGGCCAGCTCTGGAACGTGGTCACCAACCGCCGCCATGGCGAGCCGACCATCGCCTACGCGGAGAGCCATGATCAGGCTCTGGTGGGCGACAAGACGATCGCCTTCCGGCTGATGGACAAGGACATGTACTGGCACATGGCGCTCACCGACCCGAATCCGGTGATCGAGCGCGGCATCGCGCTGCACAAGCTCATCCGCCTGATCACCCTCTCCTTCGGCGGCGAGGGCTGGCTGAATTTCATGGGCAACGAGTTCGGCCACCCGGAGTGGCTCGACTTCCCGCGCGAGGGCAATGGCTGGTCGTTCCACCACTGCCGCCGCCAGTGGTCGCTGGTCGACCATCCTGACCTGAAATACAAGTGGCTGGCCGCCTTCGACCGCGCGCTGGTCGGACTCGCCGACTACCACCACCTCCTCGCCACCCCACAGGCGCAGGTGCTGAACCTGGATCTGACCAACCAGGTGATCTGCGCCGAGCGCGGCAACCTGATCTTCGTGATCAACCTGTCCGTGGACCGCTCGATCCCGGACTACCGCCTGCCGGTCAACGGCACCGGCGACTACCACGTGGTGCTCGATACCGATGCCGCGGAATACGGCGGCCAGGGCCGCATCGACCGAACCATCGCCTATCCGGTCGATGAGGAGGGCAAGCTGAGCGTCTACACCCCGGCACGCACGGCGCTGGTGTTCGCCAAGTAG
- a CDS encoding ABC transporter permease, with the protein MIWNAFVIALREIRRNLTRAFLTVLGVIIGVAAVVTMVTLGRGATEAVKSQISGLGSNLLVLRPGQGFGPRSSSAGVPLFNEDDVKQIRAQIPGVQWIAPVGQKNVSTVHLQAARNTNITGTTSEYFQIGKWNLVSGRFFNEQEEHSGAAVCVIGQTVRNAIFGNADPIGQKLRLQNSSVEVIGLLSPKGQTGFGQDQDDTIIMPMSTLRLRITGRASKQNIDQIMISGADGTDSEELVADISSLMRDRRGLQRNEENNFSVVDTRQIADAVSSSTKVMTTLLGAVAGVSLLVGGIGIMNIMLVSVTERTREIGIRLAIGARAREVLLQFLVEAITLSSVGGVVGIVLAAGLCSLIAKLTQLPFLFDPKINIIAFVFSAAIGVLFGFMPARRAASLDPIDALRHE; encoded by the coding sequence GTGATCTGGAACGCCTTCGTCATCGCCCTGCGCGAAATCCGCCGCAACCTGACCCGCGCCTTCCTCACCGTACTCGGTGTCATCATCGGCGTGGCCGCGGTCGTCACCATGGTCACGCTCGGCCGCGGCGCCACCGAGGCCGTGAAGTCGCAGATCTCCGGCCTCGGCAGCAACCTGCTGGTGCTGCGCCCCGGCCAGGGTTTCGGCCCGCGCTCGTCCTCCGCCGGCGTCCCGCTCTTCAATGAAGACGACGTCAAACAGATCCGCGCCCAGATCCCCGGCGTGCAGTGGATCGCCCCGGTCGGCCAGAAGAACGTCAGCACCGTCCACCTCCAGGCCGCGCGCAACACCAACATCACCGGCACCACCTCGGAGTACTTCCAGATTGGAAAGTGGAACCTGGTGAGCGGACGCTTCTTCAATGAGCAGGAGGAGCACTCCGGCGCCGCCGTCTGCGTGATCGGCCAAACCGTGCGCAACGCGATCTTCGGCAATGCCGATCCGATCGGGCAGAAGCTCCGCCTTCAAAACTCGTCGGTGGAAGTGATCGGCCTGCTCTCCCCGAAAGGCCAAACCGGCTTCGGCCAGGACCAGGACGACACCATCATCATGCCGATGAGCACGCTGCGGCTGCGCATCACCGGCCGCGCCTCGAAGCAGAACATCGACCAGATCATGATCTCCGGGGCCGATGGCACCGACAGCGAGGAACTGGTCGCGGACATCAGCTCGCTGATGCGGGACCGCCGCGGACTCCAGCGCAACGAGGAGAACAATTTCTCCGTCGTCGACACCCGCCAGATCGCGGACGCCGTGAGCTCCAGCACCAAGGTCATGACCACCCTGCTCGGGGCGGTCGCCGGGGTCAGCCTGCTCGTCGGCGGCATCGGCATCATGAACATCATGCTCGTTTCCGTGACCGAGCGCACCCGCGAGATCGGCATCCGCCTCGCGATCGGCGCCCGCGCCCGCGAGGTGCTGCTCCAGTTCCTGGTGGAAGCGATCACCCTGTCCTCCGTGGGCGGCGTGGTGGGCATCGTCCTGGCCGCCGGCCTGTGCAGCCTGATCGCGAAACTCACGCAGCTCCCGTTCCTGTTCGATCCCAAGATCAACATCATCGCCTTCGTGTTCTCCGCGGCCATCGGCGTGCTCTTCGGCTTCATGCCCGCGCGCCGGGCGGCGTCGCTTGACCCGATCGACGCGCTCCGCCACGAATGA
- a CDS encoding cob(I)yrinic acid a,c-diamide adenosyltransferase, translating into MSIITGRGDEGQTDLLFGKRIAKTSLRMEALGLVDELNAALGLARAAGPTDESLAILDGIQEKLIGLMGQLACLPEDVERYREKGYAAIHAEDVTALETLAKDHEARGVRFTGWARPGAEGSLARAGMDFARTIARRAERSVLALHESGEEVPREVRLYFNRLSDLLWILARVS; encoded by the coding sequence ATGAGCATCATCACCGGCCGCGGCGACGAAGGGCAGACCGATCTCCTGTTCGGCAAGCGCATCGCGAAGACCTCCCTGCGCATGGAGGCCTTGGGGCTGGTCGATGAGCTGAATGCCGCCCTCGGTCTCGCTCGTGCCGCGGGTCCTACTGACGAGTCCCTCGCGATCCTCGATGGCATCCAGGAAAAGCTGATCGGCCTGATGGGCCAGCTCGCCTGCCTGCCGGAGGATGTGGAGCGTTACCGGGAAAAGGGCTACGCCGCCATCCACGCCGAGGACGTGACTGCGCTCGAAACCCTCGCCAAGGACCACGAGGCACGAGGCGTGCGTTTCACCGGCTGGGCCCGGCCGGGAGCGGAGGGCTCGCTGGCCCGCGCCGGCATGGACTTCGCCCGCACCATCGCCCGCCGCGCCGAGCGGTCGGTGCTGGCCCTTCACGAATCCGGCGAGGAGGTGCCGCGGGAAGTGAGGCTCTATTTCAACCGCCTCTCCGATCTGCTCTGGATCCTCGCGCGAGTGAGCTGA
- a CDS encoding ABC transporter ATP-binding protein, whose translation MNSGDSSTSPLIELRGLTKTYGKGDAAFQALKGVDLQIQQGEFVAVMGHSGSGKSTLMNILGCLDTPTSGSYRFQGIPVETLNPDQRSLLRRHALGFIFQGFNLLARTSALENVELPLLYRGVTRNERHARARKALASVGLPTKERNTPAELSGGQQQRVAIARALVTEPGTLFADEPTGNLDSTTTHEVMELLCKLNDDLGITVLMVTHEDDVAAYAKRVVRVVDGLIESDVMNPSRTPRKP comes from the coding sequence ATGAACTCCGGTGACTCCAGTACTTCGCCGCTCATCGAGCTGCGCGGCCTGACCAAGACCTACGGCAAGGGCGATGCCGCGTTCCAGGCGCTGAAGGGGGTCGACCTCCAGATCCAGCAGGGCGAGTTCGTGGCGGTGATGGGCCACAGCGGCTCGGGGAAATCCACGCTGATGAACATCCTCGGCTGCCTCGATACCCCCACCTCCGGCAGCTACCGGTTCCAAGGCATCCCGGTCGAGACGCTCAATCCCGACCAGCGTTCGCTGCTCCGCCGCCACGCGCTCGGGTTCATTTTCCAAGGCTTCAACCTGCTGGCCCGCACCTCGGCTTTGGAGAACGTCGAGCTGCCGCTGCTCTACCGCGGCGTGACCCGCAACGAGCGCCACGCCCGCGCCCGCAAGGCGCTGGCCAGCGTCGGCCTGCCGACCAAGGAACGGAACACCCCGGCGGAGCTCTCCGGCGGCCAGCAGCAGCGCGTCGCCATCGCCCGCGCCCTGGTCACCGAACCCGGCACCCTCTTCGCGGACGAACCGACCGGCAACCTCGATTCCACCACCACCCACGAGGTGATGGAACTCCTGTGCAAGCTCAACGACGACCTCGGCATCACGGTGCTGATGGTCACCCACGAGGACGACGTGGCCGCCTACGCCAAGCGCGTGGTCCGCGTGGTGGACGGCCTCATCGAGTCCGACGTCATGAACCCCTCGCGCACGCCCCGCAAACCGTGA